A window of Methylomonas sp. 11b genomic DNA:
CTGTGGTTTTTGCTGTTCGTCGGCACTATCGACAACTGGCTGCGGCCGATTCTGATCAGCAGGGAAGTGGAATTGCCGTTTGTGTTGATCGTATTCGGCATTTTCGGCGGCCTGTTGGCCTTCGGCTTTATCGGTGTATTTATCGGCCCAACCTTACTGGCAACCAGTTATGCCTTGATTCTGGACTGGCTGATCCGTAACGAACACGAGGAACAAAACAATGAAGCCGGCTTGAATGACAGCTAATTTTCCGGCTATTTACCTGCAATACCAACGCTAATTGCAGGCCCCACACTAGACAGAAAAGCGCCAAAGTAAGTTATTGCTATCATTGTCGCCAGTTTCCTGGTAGATTCGAAGCCGTGATCGAACCACAGTGAGATTACAAACGACCGACAATGACAGCAAAACTGCAACCTTGCCCCTCGTACTCCTACCGTCTCCTCTTGTAATTGCCTTCCGGCAGCCCGAAGAAACGTCTTAATTAATTCAGCACTACCCCAGCAAAAATCGAGGCTTTATGATTTTACGCACACCGCCACCACCCCGTATCGGCTGGCACTACGACACCTATTTCCTGGCGCAATTGAGCAAAACCAAGAAACAGGCAAAAGCGTCTTAATATCCGCTGGTTCGGATACGCTCGCTAAACCTTAGCGACAAATGCTAATTCACCGACGACTGGTCATTTAAACCGAAAGTTTTGTGGCCCGAGGCTTGCTTCCGAAACTAGCGGAGGATACTAATCATGTCGGTGAAACACCAATTTACCATCTGCCCCACGCAACAACTTCCCGAACTCGGCAAATTTTCGTTTAAGCTGCTCTATCGAGGCACGCCGCGTAACGCGGTTCTGGTGCGCTTTCAAGGAGAGGTTTACGGCTATCTAAACCAATGCGTGCACATGCCTAAGGCATTGGATTGTGAGAACAGCAACATTTTCGACGAATCGGGACGCTATTTGCAGTGTTCCATGCACAGCATTTGCTACGACCCAGTCAGCGGCGAGTCTTTAAGCGAAATTTGCCTGGGCAAAAAACTGACCGCGCTGAAAGTTAAAGAACAAGACGAATGGATTTACTTAGTGGATAAAAGAGCCGCGATTACCGGTTGAGGCGTTGGCCCGGGGCGAAACAACCAGCATCGCCCCATTTATATTAGGCCGTTTTAGCCGTGCGCGGCGCCTTCTTTGATCTGTTGTTCCAACTTTTCGTGCGCGCGCTCCAGCTTGGCGAACACCCTTAAAATATCGGTGGCGGACAATATGCCTACCAGTTTGTCTTTTTCCACCACAGGTAAAGCGCCGACGCGGTGTTCCGCCATCATTGCCGCTGCTTCCGACGCCGGAGTTTCCGGGGTAACGGTGTAAACGCCGCGGTGCATGATGTGCACGACTTTTTGCGAAACCACATGCAATTGACTGTTGTCCTTACTGGCCTCCACCGCATTGGAATTACTTTTTGGCCCCAGAGCCTTGTATAAATCCCGGTCGGAAACGATGCCGACCAATTTGCCTTTTTCAACCACGGGCAGATGACGGATTTTTTCGTAATGGATCAAAAAGAACACGCGATCAATCAGATCGTGCGGTTCGACGGTAAATACCTTGGTAGTCATTAATTCTGCTACGCGCATGATGATTCTCCAATAAAAATGTCTGTAAAAAAGTAAGTAAATTCTGACGCAATAGTGACACTATAGCCAGGCAAAATTTAGAAATATCGCATCGTCATGGATATGCACAGCCATTAAGTCGCGGAGAACAGGCCGTGAACCGTTAGCTCATGGAGTTTGAATGAACTCAATAAATCGTCCCGCCTAAATCCAGATAGGTCAGATAAAGCCGCATATCAAATTCCAATTGGTGATAGTCAGGTTCCATGTACTCGCATAATTTGTAAAACGCCTTGTTATGCTGTTTCTCGCGCAGATGCGGCATTTTACTCTCAACTTTAACGGCAATGGACAAAACTAATATCTTTATTATCAATAGGTTACAATTTTTAGCGGTGTCCATTAAAAAATTGCAAATATGGACAGATAATCTCCCTAAATGCAGCCTCTATGTATTCGATACCATCCACAACCTTGCTACCAGAAAAAGCTACCAGCGCCCGAAATGGATTTCCCTGCGCTTCAAGAAGACGGCTGATTGCCTTGTGGTAGCGGATAGGCTTTGTTGCATAAATCCATTCGCAAGCAAATTTCCCCTTACCCCAACCCGTAGGACAGACTTAGGGTAACCATGAGGCAGAACTGAATGGTGGCATCCGAGAATTTCTCTGCTCGTCCTCGCTTTCCACTGGCAAGTGCCAACCAATCCATCTCTTTATCAATCCATAGCGGCAGGTCACCCCGTTGCTTCAAGGAGCGATTCTAGTCTCGCCAGTTGGTGATTCGGTATTTCGCGGATTGTGGCTTTGGCATCCGAGGCGCTAGGTTAACAATTTGACCTTAACATGGGGTTGCCATCGGATTTATGCAACAAAGCCCAGAGCTCATACATGATCTATAATTTATAAGGTTCGAAAAAGCGCCCGCAAAGAATTAATGTGCTGAAAAACCTATATTTATAAGAAAAACATTTTTAATTCAAAATGATTTAAATATCCAAAAATCATAATTTTTCAACCTAATGTCTGAATAGAGCAAAAACAAAAAAATGGAAATCTAGATATGAAGGCAAAAAATGCTTGATACCGTACAACCGCGTGAACAAAATGGTAGGGATTCTTTTAGTCGCTACAGAGCTCAAGTTCGTTCGGCAGCTATAGCTTCTTTATCAATCTTAGAGGGTGGTAACATTGATAGGGTTTATTGTGATTTTCATGACGATTTTGTTATTCGAATGAAAACACCTGAAGGATATTGCTATATTTTTTATCAAGTTAAGACAAAGGGTAAACAAAATCATCTGTGGACACTTAATGAAGTTTTTGGATTAAAGACTAGAAAAAAAGATCAACGCAGCCAAACCTCTGATGATATTAAGAATAGCTTTGCTGGCAAGTTACTACTTCATACTATTGCTTTTCATGAGTTTTGCGATGCTGTTGTTTTCCAAACCAATGTTAATAGTGATGATGACATAGAAAATCTTCTCGAAGACATTAAGGCCAAAAAATTTGAAAATATTTTTTCGAAAACATTGATTGATAATTTTAATCTTTGCTATGAAACAGAGCTTACGGAAGAAGATGTTAAAGATAGAATAGCGAAATTTCGCATTGAAGCAGATGTTCAATATCTAAAACAGGTAGATGATAATTTTGAACCTTTAGCCAGGAACAAGATTTATACATTCAGTGAAGTAGATCTAGAATACGCTGAAGCAAAAGAAATATTATTAAAACTATTGAATCTTGTTGAAAGTAAATCCAGCGGAGTTATTAAAGAAATCACATTTGAATCTGTGGAAAGGCTTTCAGGAATATCAATAGACGACTTACTCTCTATTTTAAGCATATCTAAAGATGCATATAATAGCCTGATTGATGGCGGCGACACCAAAGCTATAAAAAACGCCTCAATCATACAAAGAACTTTATTAGCATCAGGGGCAAATAATGAAGCTATAGAATATTGCTCGCGATGCAAAACAAAATGGGATATATGGCTTAGGAATAACAGGCATGTTTTAGCAGAAATGGATTTGAATGCAATAATTAGTGAGGTCAGAAGAGTATTGGTTAATGAAAATAATCATGGAAGTGCAATAAGCTTATTTTCATTAAAAATTCCTATCAAAAACTTAATTTTAAAGTTAAGTGAAAACAAAATCTTATACGACCTAAATGAAGATCTTGTTTTGGGTGGTGTTTTTTCAGAGTTAGTGAAAGGAAAGTCATGAATTTCGATGATTTTTTTGAAAAAATAGAGCTATCCGATATATCAATTAATGTTTCCTTTGTCAGTGAAAAAAGGAACAGATTACTAGAAAATGAAGCTCTGTTTCAGTTGCCTTTAATTTGCCTGATTATTTTAATGATGGCCAAAGACAAAAGAAAACCTCGAGTTGCTGAAATAGGACAATTGGTTGGTGAAAGCATCGAATCAAGCATGTTAGGATTTAAAGGTTCTGCGCAACATATTGGATGGTCAGCCAATTTAAGAGTGAGAACTGTAAACGCGCTAAGTTTTTTAGAGCATACAAATTTAGTAGAAGTTAATAATAGAAAAAGCCGAATCAAGATTACTGACTTAGGAAAAAAAGTAATCAACAGAGCGTTGGAATTAGAGAATGATTTATCTTATAACTTAGCGCAAATCTCGCGGGCCTATAGAAATATTTGCATTTCAAAACAATTGGATATGGAACTCGAATGAAATTAGTTAGCCTGCAAATATTTCCATCTGGTCAGTTTGGCTGGAAGTCTGACTTGCTTACATTTGGGAAAGATATTACCCAATTGTATGGCCCAAACGGATGCGGGAAAACGCCTCTAGTGCAGACAATAACTTATTGTTTAGGATATCCAAGTATTTTTAGAAACGATATATATGATCATTGTAATTACGCGATATTGATGGTAGACACACCAAAAGGCATTCTTAAGATAAAAAGAGTCTACAGCAAAGATGTTGATATTGAAGTAACAGATCCAAACAATAACATACAGCGATTCTTTGATGAAAAAGAATATTCATTATTTTTTGTTCGATTGGTTAGGCTTTGAAGTAAGTAATTTAGTAGCAACTGACAATAAACTTAGCCTGCCATATCTTTCTACATTGCTTCCAATTTTTTATCTTGATCAAGATGCTGGATATAGCGATATCTATGCACCACCTAAAAAATTCATTAAAGACCAGTTTTCCGAAATGATTAGGATGGCCATTGGTCTGCCTGAGAAAAATTCATTTGATGCGAAAAAGGAACAATTCAAAGCAAAAGAAAAGTTAGACTCCCTTGATAGGCAAGTTGAGTCTAATGCAAGACAAATAGAGCTGGCTAAACAAAATGTAGCGGCGATCTCCAAAACATCAAAAGAATTAAATGAGGAAATCCATGTTATTGAATCTGATATATATCGATTAAAAGATACAGGCGCTAATCATGATGACTCAATAAATGTACTTGATCGATTGATCTCAAAAAACATTGAGGCCATCAGAGATGTTTCCAGCGAATTTAATGAAATATCTAAACGAATGCAAAGTGTGTCTAGAATCATTCATGAAATCAATACTGAAGTAGAAGCTCTGAACCTAAACGAAGAAGCAAAACGTGTTTTTTTGTCGTTTAAAGAAATATGTAGCGCTAGTCATTGCCAGTTATTTTCATTCAGTTCGGAGTCTTACAGCAAAAACCTATTGTACTTAAAGGATCAAATTAAAGATTTGGAGAGAAATTCAGAAATTGACAAAATCAAATCTGAACAGCTATTAAACCAAAAGCTAATTCTTGAAAACGGGTTGCAATTATTAGTTGAAGAAAGAAACTCAGCTTTACAAAAAAGTGAAATTTCTGTGCTAGTTGATACGATCTCTGAGCTCAAAAATCAAATTTTCTCATTGCAAAGTCAATGTGCGGATATTGATAAAGTTGAATTCTTAGAGAAAAAGCATGTCGAAATTTTATCTGATAGAAATAGAGCTTTAGATAAATACGAGTCTTTTTCGAAACTCAGATCATCAATTCCAGAATTGGTCAGGGCTAGGGCTGACATGAGACAGTACTATTTAAACTGGTTGGATATCTTGCTAACAAAAAATATTAGCAGGGATATTACTTTTAAGGATGACTTTACGCCAGTATTAGGTAACGAAACAATTTCACAACTAAAAGGAAGCACTAGAACAAGAGCTGTTCTAGCTTACCATGCCGCCATTTTAGAGTTAATCTTAAGTGATTCCAGGCCCCACTTTCGATTCATGATTTTAGATACGCCAAAACAACATGAAATTCATAATGATGATCTGGATCATTATTTGAAAGAGCTGAAATCACTATGCCAAAAATTAAATTTACAGATTATATTTTCTACCACCGAATATCATTATGTTGGTGATGAAAATGATAAGGAATGGAATCCATTATATCCTGGAGAAAAACAAAACATGTTTCTTTCAATGGCTTAAGGAACCTCTGATTAATTCGCAACCTAGAATTTTTGCATCAATTAAATCAGTCACTTGCACATTTGATGCCTTGAAAAACTGAATTAATCAGAGGTTCCTTAATATAAAATTATTGTTTCCTAATTTTAAGGATATTATCTATTTTCTCGGAGCTATATTTTGATCGCATTCTTTCTAAAAACTGAGGTTCCGAATCATTAGCGAACCCAAGCAGTCCTTGCAATCTGTAAACCTCGTCATTCGGAAGTGCGCCTAGAGAGAAACTATGAATCAAGCTACTTATTTCTCGTTTTCTCTTTCTTCCAATAGATACGTTTTTATTATTATCAATAATTAGACCCGTTATTCTTATTTGGCTTTTTTTTGATAAGTGCACGGTTTTTTTAGAGTTAATTATTAATCTTGGGTATTCAATAGCTCGAATAATAGATCTAATATTTTTCTCTATATTTTTTGTTGATTCTTTTTCGTTTGTTGAAAATGTAAGATCATCTGCGTATCTTGTGTATGTAATATTATTTTGACAACACCACGAATACAGCAGAGTGTCAAAGTCGAACAAAACGGTATTGGAGATAATCGGTGAGCTTGGGGCGCCAATGGTAAGAAAAAGCTTTCCAGATCTCTTGTTTTTCTTACATGATATCCTTGCAATATCCATGATCTCTTCATAAGAGTATTTATCGGATAAATATTTATTTAAATGCGCTATTAGGTCATCAGATCTTATAGAAGTAAAAAAATCTTTAAAATCAAATTTCGCAAAATACTTGTTATTTTTGTGAATAGACGCGTTTTTCTTGATGCTAGATCCAGCTCTATACGCTGTTACAGACTGATGAATTGGTAGTTTTGAAAAAACATTTTCCACTAACCATCTCTGGATGAATTTTGTCTCTTTTGCGGGCTGCGAAATAATTCTTTTTCCACCGCTTTTCTTGTTAATTGAATATGTTTTATAAGCATATGGTGACCGCGTAATAATCCTGTTAATCTGCAGGTCACTTATTCCTAGTGAACCTGTTATTTCTCGCCTCAAATTAGTGCTCATTAGCCACTGACTCCTAGAACTTGCTTAATAACTCTAAGTCGATGTCGGTGCTTTAAATTTTCGCTATTGTAATAATCTATACATTCGACCGAAATCCTGAATGTATCTGGATAATCACCATTATTTAGACAGATCCTTAACCTATGATACCCCTGACTGCTATGCAAATAAAAAATTGAGTCACTATAATGTTTTTTTATGATTATTCGAAATCTTTCTAAAAGAAATAATTTTGATTTCAATTGCTCTTTTGTTATTGAAATACCAATTAAAATTAAATAATCAAACACCTCATGCTCTTTTAGCGCAGCGAAATACTTAATAATTTCACATATTAAAACAAATATATGCGCTGATTTCTCAAACCTTAATACTTCTGATTTTTTTTGTTTATCCAGTTCCTTTTCTATATCAACTATAACATCACAAACCACTTCATCAGTTATAGAATGAGGGCATCTTATTTCCCATGGGTAGCTTTTTACGCCGGATTCGTTGCGCTCAGAAATACACCTTAGTATCCCTAGGTTTATAAAGGACTTCTCATTATCAAATTCACTTGACCTTATTGCGATTACCCTTTTATTGACATCAACTATTTGAGTAAAGGCCCCTAATTCGACTAATGAACCAGCACTTTCAAGAATAATAACTACAAGAGAGCATATATTGGCCAAATCAGTTTCAAACGCCAACAAATCTTTAAATATTCCATCGGAATCCCATGACGAAATCTCTTCCGGTCTAAAAATTTCATATTTAGCATGCGAACGACTAATTGCATCTCGAAGAGACTTTACAGGTGGATCTGGATCATCTGGATTATTTTTGGGGGGCGCAACTTGACCTCCGCAAAGAAGTACGATCGGAGTTTCTGAAAACTCGACCCTACTCTTCGAGAAGTCGATAGTGGACAGCAGTTTCGCTCTGAAATCTGAAGAATCTTCTTGCATGAAAATTGTTCTTTACCAAGATCAACCGCAGATACACTCTGTGGACCGGAGTGCAAACGGAGGGCCGCAGAGTGTATCTGCGGAATAAGTCCAAGCAATTCTAAAGAGTCTGGCTAAACGCCCGACTAAGCTAAGTATGTTTATACTTTTAAGCTTTATTCGCGTAAAGAACCTATTAATTATCGATTGTTGGCTTTTATTTTGTCAATGAATTTATGGTGAGGGGCGTAGGGAGGATGGCGATTCGCTTATCCTCCTTACACTTTCGTGGCCTATATGTCGAATTTAAATTTCTAACCGGACATTCAAAATAAATATACCATCTTATGTATTGGGTCGGTTTTTGTCTGTCAACCAACCTTTATTTTACTCAGTGCCTGTGCCCGCTTTTGTTAATTTCAATGAGTGTGCAACAAGAAAAACAGGAGCTGTGCAATTCATACAGTCTTTGGTGTGCAAGTAACATGCAATTTTGCACGCAATTAACATTAAACGTTTTTCCGGTAGCGGCACATTCGAATTGACCGTTGAGCTGTACTAAAAAATGCTGCCGCAAATCTTCCTCACCCATTCCTTTGAATGCACAACTCGCGCCATTGCGCGAATTCTTCAACGCCCAGCCAGTACCATTAGTCGAGAACTGCGTCGTAATAGCAAGGCTGATCACTACGGTAGTGCCCAAGCGCAGCAAGCCCGTCAGCATCGACGGCGACAATCACGACCACGACACAATCTGCATGCCGATAGCGTATTGTTTGGCGTTGTTCAGCATTTCCTTCGGCAAGGCTGGTCGCCCAAGCAAATTGGCCGCGCTTTACCCCAAAGGCCATGAGTGTCGCTTGTCACACGAAACCATCTACAACTGCATCTACGCCCAACCGGTCGGCGAACTAAAGCGCGACCTGATTGCCTACCTACGCCAGGCTAAAAACAAACAGCTGCCGCGTAGCAAGGGGCAAGATCGTCACGGCCAGATACCAGACATGCTCAGCATCCACCTGCGACCACCCGAAATCGAAGACCGCCAGTTTCCGGGGCATTGGGAAGGCGATCTCATCAAAGGCGCTGGCAATGCCAGTGCCGTCGGCACCTTGGTGGAACGGTATGACCAAAAATCAAGGTTGAGAAAAATTGGTGACGATCCGATGGTTAAGTAGGATTGTATCGATCAAATCCAGGACAAATTGCTTACAATACTAATTTAATCTCCAGAATCGAACGCAAGCATGGCAAACCAATATGACTTAGCCAAAACCAGACTTTGCGCCGCAGTGGTATTAGCTCGATTTAATGATAATCCGGCAAAAATCAAAGAATCGGATGATGCGCTTAAATCAGTGCTCGGCACTGGTTGGTCGGAGACCGCAGCGTTTCAATTTATGTCTGGCAAGAAAGCCAAGGCTGCACTTGATTACGGAACAAAGGATGAGCAAGTGCTCTTGCTTGCCGCCCATCAGATTGCAAAACACCTATGTAACATCACTGGGCTAGGTGCTGTAAGCCAACTTAGCGATGTTGATCGTTTAGAGCTGGAAGCATTGATCTCAGCAAAACAGCACTAACAACATTTATAAGCGGCTAAAAACACAACTCAGCGCGTTTACTTTAGATCTAGTCCACTTCAGCATATAACGCTTTTTTATCAACAGTAGTAGAACGGTAGTTGACTGACCTGAAAGCTGCCGCCGACGAAGGTTGAAGCGTGGTTAACCTTGTATGAGCGATTAACACTGCGAGGTTATCGGTTAGCGACCGGCGAAAGGAGCGAGTAAGGGTGAAATTTCCTACATTTGGCGCCATCGTGCAATCTAAGCGTATGGAATTGAGTTGATTCCATACATAAGGGATGTACGTTCAAGAATTATCAAAAACGCCCGCCGATGAGTTCATTTCTGGGTAAAGCCAAGTGCAATATCCTAGATTCTCCGACACAAGGCCAAGGGTACGGGGTTGTCTTCACCATAACCAGCAAAAACCGAAGAACAATATGGTGGGCTTTAGCACAATTTCTGCCCAGAAAATTCTGCCTAGATGTACCAAGCTTCATCATTATTCAAAAAAAGCTTTGCTGCCTCTCTAAGTACAGAGTTTTCCCGTTCAAGTTGGCGTATGCGTTTTTGCAAGTCTTCAATTGGCGCATCTGACTGACTCGCAAAATGTCTGCTAAACCCTTCTACACCAATAGCTTTCCAGCCATAAATCGTCGATGGATGGACACCAAATTCATGCGCTGTTTTCGCAACACTTCCAACCTTTTCCAGGTACTTCAGTACTTTGATCTTGAATTCGTTCGAATAGGCTAATTTCATTCGCACACCAATACTAAGAAGTCCTTAGTATATCTTATGATACCACTCTAAGAGAATCTTAGACATGTCGATTATGCCTCTGGCAAAACCATGTCTTTAAAAACCCCGATACCCGAACGTCTAAAGCAGGCAAGAACCAGAAAAGACATGACGCAACAAAAACTTGGAGAGCTGTTGGGGCTTGACCCAAATAATGCAAGTGCCCGCATGAATCAATATGAGCGAGGCAAGCACAGTCCTGATTTCACTACAATTAGACGAATATCTGAAATTCTTGATGTACCCGTTGCATATTTTTATTGTGAAGACGATGTTGAGGCAGAAATTGCAGAAGCTGTTCACCATTTGGATGTCGAACAAAAACAGCACTTGCTTTCATTTATAGAAAAGCTAATCCAAGAATCAAAGAAAAGTTGAATTTGAATTTACCACCCATTCCAACAAAAAGTCGGCCATCTATTACCATCGAAAATTGCCCTATTTCTATATCATTGCCCCGGTTCCGATGGGATTTTTTGGCAACTCTAACTGTCGTTATCGCCCCTATGTAGATAGCAATTATTTCTCTTGATTGCTTGTCGCAAGCAATCTCTAGCTAACATACTAAAATCAACATGCCTGTAAGCCTAACTTGAATAGCAATCTGGGTAAAATATCATACAAATTAAATACCTCTTTAGCTCTAAGTTCAATCAGATTGAAGTTATGTTTCCGGTAGATAGCTAGCCATTCTTGTTTTGGGGTTAGACAATTTGCGCTGTATTCGTATCCCCAAAACTTAATATAGACCTTACCAAGCGATTTCTAACCTTATGGTTGATTTTACGAGTAAAGCTCTCCATACAAGTCAAGGTGAGTTAAATACAGGCGCAAATCGAATTCATACTGATGATATTGCGGCTCTATATGTCGGCACAGTTGATAAAAGCTTTTGTTGTGCTCTTTCTCACGAAAATGGGCAAGCTCATGGGTTGTTATCATTTTCAAAAATTCTTCTGGTCCATTTTTAAACACACTTGCGATTTTAATCTCATTTACCGTTTTAGTTTTATTGCCTTGGACTTTAGTAAAAAAATGGTGCTGCCCTAATGCATGTTGGATAACTTTTATTTTCGAGTCATAAACTAGGCGATTAAGCGGCTGTGATTTTCCTAAATATCGACTCTTAAGACCCATTGTGTAATCATATAGTTGCTTGTCCGTGCGTATATTGTGAGGCACAGGGTATCTCTTGAGAAGAATTTCCGTTAATTTACCATTGTTGATTGTTTCTTGTACTTGTTCGAGGGTTTCTGCTGGATAGCCAATTAGATACTTTAATGAATGCATAAATGATCTGCACAATATGTTTATTTTCAGGCAGTAGAATAGCTTAATCGTTCATTTTAGATCTTGCGCAATGGAATAACATTTGTTCCAGCAAGTTGGGCAAGTTGCTTTTTCACCTCATATAGCTCATTTAAAAGGGAAATCTCTCTGCCTAATGCTGCTTCCAATTCGAGCCGGTACTGTTCTGCTTTGAGTCTTGACTTTATTAACTTATCTTCAAATTGATTTGAATTTTTAGCTTGCTCCGCAGCAGCTACATCTATCGCATTTATAAAGTCGGAGAAGCTATCTCGCGCTTTTTTAATGCTTCCCTTTTTTCTGCTTGCTTCTAACGCTACTGCGTCATTAGTGATTTTCACACCTTTCCGAACATTAATAGGAGTTCCATTTTTAATTCTATCCAAGGCATCAAAATAGTCGGTTAGAGAAGAAGTTGGCATTTTAGTCACCGTTGTTCAGATCAATCTTTATAGCTCGATTTCTTGCAGAAATTAATATATCTAGGTCAGCTTGTTCAGTTCTATATTCAACTAAATTTTTATCCAAAGAGCTAACTAGCTTTT
This region includes:
- a CDS encoding retron St85 family effector protein; amino-acid sequence: MQEDSSDFRAKLLSTIDFSKSRVEFSETPIVLLCGGQVAPPKNNPDDPDPPVKSLRDAISRSHAKYEIFRPEEISSWDSDGIFKDLLAFETDLANICSLVVIILESAGSLVELGAFTQIVDVNKRVIAIRSSEFDNEKSFINLGILRCISERNESGVKSYPWEIRCPHSITDEVVCDVIVDIEKELDKQKKSEVLRFEKSAHIFVLICEIIKYFAALKEHEVFDYLILIGISITKEQLKSKLFLLERFRIIIKKHYSDSIFYLHSSQGYHRLRICLNNGDYPDTFRISVECIDYYNSENLKHRHRLRVIKQVLGVSG
- a CDS encoding helix-turn-helix domain-containing protein, which gives rise to MSLKTPIPERLKQARTRKDMTQQKLGELLGLDPNNASARMNQYERGKHSPDFTTIRRISEILDVPVAYFYCEDDVEAEIAEAVHHLDVEQKQHLLSFIEKLIQESKKS
- a CDS encoding Rieske (2Fe-2S) protein; the protein is MSVKHQFTICPTQQLPELGKFSFKLLYRGTPRNAVLVRFQGEVYGYLNQCVHMPKALDCENSNIFDESGRYLQCSMHSICYDPVSGESLSEICLGKKLTALKVKEQDEWIYLVDKRAAITG
- a CDS encoding transposase, which gives rise to MKLAYSNEFKIKVLKYLEKVGSVAKTAHEFGVHPSTIYGWKAIGVEGFSRHFASQSDAPIEDLQKRIRQLERENSVLREAAKLFLNNDEAWYI
- a CDS encoding YgjP-like metallopeptidase domain-containing protein; amino-acid sequence: MHSLKYLIGYPAETLEQVQETINNGKLTEILLKRYPVPHNIRTDKQLYDYTMGLKSRYLGKSQPLNRLVYDSKIKVIQHALGQHHFFTKVQGNKTKTVNEIKIASVFKNGPEEFLKMITTHELAHFREKEHNKSFYQLCRHIEPQYHQYEFDLRLYLTHLDLYGELYS
- a CDS encoding dsDNA nuclease domain-containing protein, translated to MLDTVQPREQNGRDSFSRYRAQVRSAAIASLSILEGGNIDRVYCDFHDDFVIRMKTPEGYCYIFYQVKTKGKQNHLWTLNEVFGLKTRKKDQRSQTSDDIKNSFAGKLLLHTIAFHEFCDAVVFQTNVNSDDDIENLLEDIKAKKFENIFSKTLIDNFNLCYETELTEEDVKDRIAKFRIEADVQYLKQVDDNFEPLARNKIYTFSEVDLEYAEAKEILLKLLNLVESKSSGVIKEITFESVERLSGISIDDLLSILSISKDAYNSLIDGGDTKAIKNASIIQRTLLASGANNEAIEYCSRCKTKWDIWLRNNRHVLAEMDLNAIISEVRRVLVNENNHGSAISLFSLKIPIKNLILKLSENKILYDLNEDLVLGGVFSELVKGKS
- a CDS encoding retron St85 family RNA-directed DNA polymerase; amino-acid sequence: MSTNLRREITGSLGISDLQINRIITRSPYAYKTYSINKKSGGKRIISQPAKETKFIQRWLVENVFSKLPIHQSVTAYRAGSSIKKNASIHKNNKYFAKFDFKDFFTSIRSDDLIAHLNKYLSDKYSYEEIMDIARISCKKNKRSGKLFLTIGAPSSPIISNTVLFDFDTLLYSWCCQNNITYTRYADDLTFSTNEKESTKNIEKNIRSIIRAIEYPRLIINSKKTVHLSKKSQIRITGLIIDNNKNVSIGRKRKREISSLIHSFSLGALPNDEVYRLQGLLGFANDSEPQFLERMRSKYSSEKIDNILKIRKQ
- a CDS encoding ATP-binding protein; translated protein: MKLVSLQIFPSGQFGWKSDLLTFGKDITQLYGPNGCGKTPLVQTITYCLGYPSIFRNDIYDHCNYAILMVDTPKGILKIKRVYSKDVDIEVTDPNNNIQRFFDEKEYSLFFVRLVRL
- a CDS encoding DUF45 domain-containing protein, with translation MSIAVKVESKMPHLREKQHNKAFYKLCEYMEPDYHQLEFDMRLYLTYLDLGGTIY
- a CDS encoding CBS domain-containing protein — encoded protein: MRVAELMTTKVFTVEPHDLIDRVFFLIHYEKIRHLPVVEKGKLVGIVSDRDLYKALGPKSNSNAVEASKDNSQLHVVSQKVVHIMHRGVYTVTPETPASEAAAMMAEHRVGALPVVEKDKLVGILSATDILRVFAKLERAHEKLEQQIKEGAAHG